One stretch of Rosistilla oblonga DNA includes these proteins:
- a CDS encoding gamma-glutamyl-gamma-aminobutyrate hydrolase family protein, with amino-acid sequence MTSTRPLIGINTDFRPAQQRTPAYVYLAAGYYENIQAAGGIPVILPPSDDVDAIHAAMDRLDGFVLIGGQDLDPRNDGYMLHHSMKLMHSNRETFDRIVVNEITERRMPVLGIGAGMQLLNIVQGGNLFYDIAEDLPNAVPHRDHQDPLHRHSLVVESDSLVGRVYGDGEIRVASRHHMAIDEVAPGFRVTARCPDGVIEAIESEMMDWFAVGTQFHPECEAASALDIRIFEEFVDGVKERQTGDLRLVA; translated from the coding sequence ATGACGTCTACTCGACCACTTATCGGCATCAACACCGACTTTCGCCCTGCACAACAACGCACCCCTGCCTACGTCTACTTGGCGGCTGGTTACTACGAAAACATTCAAGCTGCGGGCGGCATTCCGGTAATCCTGCCACCTAGCGACGACGTCGATGCCATTCATGCCGCGATGGATCGCCTGGATGGATTTGTCTTGATCGGTGGTCAAGATTTGGACCCACGCAACGACGGTTATATGTTGCACCACAGCATGAAACTGATGCATTCGAACCGCGAGACATTCGACCGAATCGTCGTCAACGAGATCACCGAACGCCGCATGCCTGTGCTGGGAATCGGAGCGGGGATGCAGTTGTTGAACATTGTTCAAGGCGGCAACTTGTTTTATGACATCGCAGAAGACCTACCGAACGCGGTTCCGCACCGCGATCACCAAGACCCATTGCACCGCCACAGTCTGGTTGTCGAATCGGATTCGTTGGTCGGTCGCGTTTATGGCGACGGCGAGATCCGCGTTGCCAGTCGCCATCACATGGCGATCGACGAAGTTGCTCCCGGTTTCCGCGTCACCGCTCGCTGCCCCGATGGCGTGATCGAAGCGATCGAGAGCGAGATGATGGACTGGTTCGCCGTCGGCACCCAATTCCATCCCGAGTGCGAAGCGGCATCGGCGTTGGATATCCGGATTTTTGAAGAGTTTGTCGATGGCGTGAAAGAGCGTCAGACGGGCGACCTGCGATTGGTTGCTTAA
- a CDS encoding phytanoyl-CoA dioxygenase family protein: MKNFSIVPTDDELASVPRDLRFYSVNNDAPTVLTGDQIDRFNRDGYVAPLPIFGDAEISGIRSYFDDLLARVTAAGGNSYSISSAHLKYGPVYDILKDPRIVDCVSDLLGENVIGWGSHFFCKMPHDGKSVAWHQDASYWPLSPSKAVTVWLAIDDADEENACMRFIAGSHHVGHLTYRPSDSAEHNVLNQTIDNPEQYGSVVYNPLPAGSASIHSDLLLHGSKANDSDRRRCALTLRYCSADVHAALDWNQKGVQVRGTDPSGHWSNLTRPAES, from the coding sequence GTGAAGAACTTCAGTATCGTACCGACCGACGACGAACTCGCTTCGGTACCACGCGACTTGCGTTTCTACAGCGTCAACAACGACGCCCCGACGGTTTTAACCGGCGATCAGATCGATCGATTCAATCGCGATGGCTACGTCGCGCCGCTGCCGATCTTCGGCGACGCGGAGATCTCCGGCATTCGCAGCTACTTCGACGATCTGTTGGCTCGTGTCACCGCGGCGGGTGGCAACAGTTATTCGATCAGTTCGGCGCATCTGAAATACGGTCCCGTTTACGACATCCTGAAGGATCCGCGGATCGTCGACTGTGTCAGCGATCTGTTGGGCGAAAACGTGATCGGTTGGGGATCGCACTTCTTCTGCAAGATGCCCCACGACGGTAAATCGGTCGCCTGGCATCAAGACGCCAGCTACTGGCCGCTGTCTCCATCGAAAGCTGTCACCGTTTGGTTGGCGATCGACGACGCGGATGAAGAGAACGCTTGCATGCGTTTTATCGCCGGTTCGCATCATGTCGGCCACCTGACCTATCGCCCCAGCGATTCGGCGGAGCACAACGTGCTGAACCAGACGATCGACAACCCGGAGCAATACGGTTCGGTCGTCTACAATCCGCTGCCCGCTGGCAGCGCATCGATCCACAGCGATCTGCTTCTGCACGGTTCCAAGGCGAACGATTCGGATCGCCGCCGCTGCGCCCTGACGCTCCGCTACTGCAGCGCCGACGTCCATGCAGCTCTCGACTGGAACCAAAAGGGAGTCCAAGTCCGCGGAACCGATCCGTCGGGCCACTGGTCCAACCTGACGCGCCCGGCGGAGAGCTGA